A DNA window from Halanaerobium saccharolyticum subsp. saccharolyticum DSM 6643 contains the following coding sequences:
- a CDS encoding MrcB family domain-containing protein has product MSSIKDYLVKIVSEYKEARLHEEFAGHQLGDLMRHELPEFIEEELSSNFRIENYIIKGSIGMGNWAKVPWLAIMYKDITTTTQEGIYVVYLFSQDMERVYLTFNQGVTLSTKEEFTNKRDKLRAEMNLDDFRIDNEIDLAESGKGKAYELSNICYQKYEADQLINNKITEKELIEDLMKMMGIYQKYYDQYYLELDAAEIETGEGVSEKMDNLTTKEKLNQIKTYIKAQGYTYPDNLIENFYLSLKTKPFVLLAGISGTGKTKLVELFARAIGCSSDNDRFKLISVKPDWNDSADLLGYSNIRGDFQPGPILETIKKAAEDPANPYLVCLDEMNLARVEYYFSDFLSKMETRHYEGNQIKTDRLLNENDFDQNDSNDSQAKYSDLHIPDNLYLIGTVNMDETTHPFSKKVLDRANTIEFNQIDLTAFLEEDYSDQVKSLKVNNQFLKTEYLNLKDLLPVKKDEVRRTTEELERLNQILKKANLQVGYRIRDEINFYIVEALDKELLAKNTAFDKEILQKVLPRIQGSSAIIKEILLELFDFFSGSNFSKENGQLANRVWKYYQANQESFKYPESAEKIAYMLRRFEEDGFTSYWL; this is encoded by the coding sequence ATGTCATCAATTAAAGATTATTTAGTCAAAATAGTTTCAGAATATAAAGAAGCAAGATTACACGAAGAATTTGCTGGTCATCAACTTGGAGATCTAATGCGTCATGAGCTACCAGAATTTATTGAAGAAGAACTTTCTTCAAATTTTAGGATAGAAAATTATATAATCAAGGGTTCAATTGGAATGGGGAATTGGGCTAAAGTTCCTTGGCTTGCAATAATGTATAAAGATATAACAACTACAACTCAAGAAGGAATCTATGTTGTCTATCTTTTTTCTCAAGATATGGAGAGAGTTTATTTAACCTTTAACCAGGGAGTAACCCTTAGCACCAAAGAAGAATTTACAAATAAGCGTGACAAATTAAGAGCTGAGATGAATTTAGATGATTTTAGAATTGATAATGAGATTGATCTTGCTGAATCTGGTAAAGGCAAAGCTTATGAGTTATCAAATATTTGTTATCAGAAATATGAAGCTGATCAATTAATTAATAACAAAATTACAGAAAAAGAACTAATAGAAGATTTAATGAAAATGATGGGTATTTACCAGAAATATTATGACCAATATTATTTAGAACTAGATGCAGCTGAAATTGAAACAGGAGAAGGAGTTTCTGAAAAGATGGATAACTTAACAACTAAAGAAAAACTAAACCAAATCAAAACCTACATCAAAGCTCAGGGCTACACTTATCCTGATAATTTAATTGAAAACTTCTATCTTTCTCTAAAAACAAAACCCTTTGTCCTGCTGGCTGGTATCTCAGGTACAGGTAAAACAAAACTGGTAGAACTATTTGCCAGAGCTATTGGCTGCAGTTCAGATAATGATCGCTTTAAGTTGATTTCAGTTAAACCAGACTGGAATGACAGTGCAGATCTCTTAGGTTACAGCAATATCAGAGGAGACTTTCAGCCTGGCCCGATCTTAGAAACTATCAAAAAAGCAGCTGAAGATCCTGCTAATCCATATTTAGTCTGTCTTGATGAAATGAACTTAGCTCGAGTTGAATATTATTTTAGTGACTTTTTATCAAAGATGGAAACCCGTCACTATGAGGGTAATCAGATTAAAACAGATAGATTACTAAATGAAAATGACTTTGATCAAAATGACAGCAATGATTCTCAGGCTAAATATTCTGATCTACATATTCCGGACAACCTATATCTCATTGGAACGGTTAATATGGACGAAACAACCCATCCTTTCAGCAAAAAGGTATTAGATAGAGCAAACACAATTGAGTTTAATCAGATCGATTTAACAGCCTTTTTGGAGGAAGATTATTCTGATCAGGTTAAGAGTTTAAAAGTTAATAATCAATTTCTAAAAACAGAGTATCTAAATTTAAAAGATCTGCTGCCTGTTAAAAAAGATGAGGTTAGAAGAACAACTGAAGAGCTGGAAAGATTAAACCAGATACTTAAAAAGGCAAATCTGCAGGTGGGCTACAGAATCAGAGATGAAATCAACTTTTACATAGTTGAAGCTCTAGATAAAGAGCTGCTTGCTAAAAACACTGCTTTTGATAAGGAGATTCTGCAGAAAGTATTACCCAGGATTCAGGGTAGTTCAGCTATCATTAAAGAGATACTGCTGGAGTTATTTGATTTCTTTAGTGGAAGTAACTTCAGCAAAGAAAACGGTCAGCTGGCTAATAGAGTCTGGAAATATTATCAGGCAAATCAGGAGAGCTTTAAGTATCCGGAGTCAGCAGAAAAAATAGCATATATGCTGCGTAGATTTGAAGAGGATGGTTTTACTTCTTACTGGTTATAA
- a CDS encoding phospholipase D-like domain-containing anti-phage protein: protein MIKRYSSRRESISDSLLNKKLKKAKAYDRIAGYFSSSIFEIAGEALDNIEGKIRIVCNSDLLPEDVKTAKRAQKAIRKEWCQSEPEKMDNRNFRFKKLYEYLVSDKLEVRVLPNKKFGLVHGKAGVITFNDGGQTSFLGSVNESKSGWNINYELVWEDDSKEAVEWVQEEFDALWNSSAAIPLPDFIIKDIKRIANREVVEEVDDFEEEDNVPAAANIESPIYRENLGLWEHQKYFIEKVYNNHKIFEGARYVLADPVGLGKTLQLAVSAQLMALYGDKPVLIIVPKTLMKQWQDELNDMLNLPSAVWDGTNWIDENGIKYPNRGREDIVKCPRKIGIISQGLITAKSESVDYLLSKNYECIIVDEAHHARRKSIDQNNNFYSFQKTNLYDYLLRIATRTKSLLLATATPIQLHPVELWDLLNVLSQGSDRVLGTKSSLWRKKGSINQGLELIKNRGKNLSATEKWRWIKNPFPPSDEGPNYSILRSSADMAEEAVVYPKQYNELKYQNKAAAGFLMNDFFELHNPYIRHVVRRERDYLENKINPKTGEAYLDTIEVEIIDEPPLKLTGYMKDAYDYAEEFCQLISNRVKGGGFLKTLLLKRIGSSIEAGKKTGLKLKNNWGENLNEISEEEDEEGSSGIKDLTAEEQKMLDKYVNALLSNEAEDPKFEKLVKLLKRKNWINEGVIIFSQYYDTVEWIASELSEIFTDQKIGIYAGSGKAGYYINNKFHKKTKDDIKDMVMSYKLKILLGTDAASEGLNLQALRRLVNIDMPWNPTRLEQRKGRIQRGGQRFDRIYLYNMKYKNSVEDRVHELLSKRLKNITAIFGQLPDVLEDAWINVALDQKEEAKKIIDKVPEKHPFEVKYNEKVEASDWENCTKILSEESKLKKLRSSW from the coding sequence ATGATAAAAAGATATTCTTCCAGAAGAGAGTCTATTTCAGATTCTCTTCTGAATAAAAAATTAAAAAAAGCAAAAGCGTACGACAGAATTGCAGGATATTTCAGCAGTTCTATCTTTGAAATTGCAGGTGAAGCTTTAGACAATATTGAAGGAAAAATTAGAATCGTCTGTAATTCTGATCTGCTGCCTGAAGATGTAAAGACTGCTAAAAGAGCACAAAAAGCAATCAGAAAAGAATGGTGTCAAAGTGAACCTGAAAAAATGGATAATAGGAATTTTCGTTTTAAAAAATTATACGAATATTTAGTCTCCGACAAATTAGAAGTCCGGGTATTGCCCAATAAAAAATTTGGGTTAGTTCACGGTAAAGCTGGAGTAATAACTTTTAATGATGGAGGCCAAACATCATTTTTAGGCAGTGTAAATGAATCTAAAAGCGGCTGGAATATAAACTATGAGTTAGTCTGGGAAGATGATTCTAAAGAAGCAGTTGAATGGGTGCAGGAAGAATTTGACGCATTATGGAACAGTTCGGCAGCTATTCCCCTACCCGATTTTATTATCAAAGATATTAAAAGAATAGCAAATAGAGAAGTTGTTGAGGAAGTTGATGATTTTGAGGAAGAAGATAATGTTCCGGCAGCTGCAAACATTGAATCTCCAATTTATAGAGAGAATTTAGGACTGTGGGAGCATCAGAAATATTTCATTGAAAAAGTTTATAATAATCACAAGATATTTGAAGGAGCCAGATATGTTTTGGCTGATCCTGTTGGTTTAGGAAAAACCCTTCAATTAGCTGTAAGTGCTCAGTTAATGGCTCTATATGGAGATAAACCTGTTTTAATAATAGTGCCCAAAACTTTAATGAAGCAGTGGCAAGATGAATTAAATGACATGCTCAATCTGCCTTCAGCAGTCTGGGACGGTACAAATTGGATTGATGAAAATGGCATAAAATATCCCAATAGAGGTAGAGAAGATATTGTTAAATGCCCAAGGAAAATTGGAATTATATCACAGGGCTTAATAACAGCAAAATCTGAATCAGTTGATTATCTTCTTTCAAAAAATTATGAGTGTATAATAGTTGATGAAGCTCACCATGCGAGAAGAAAATCAATTGATCAAAATAATAACTTTTATTCTTTTCAAAAGACAAATTTATATGACTATTTACTGAGAATAGCTACAAGAACAAAGAGCTTGCTGTTAGCAACAGCAACTCCAATCCAGTTACATCCAGTAGAACTATGGGACCTTTTAAATGTACTATCTCAAGGTTCAGATAGAGTCTTAGGGACGAAAAGTTCTTTATGGAGAAAAAAAGGATCTATCAACCAGGGATTAGAGTTAATTAAAAATCGTGGTAAAAATTTATCTGCGACTGAAAAGTGGCGCTGGATTAAAAATCCTTTTCCTCCTTCTGATGAAGGACCTAATTATTCAATATTAAGATCATCAGCAGATATGGCTGAAGAAGCTGTTGTATATCCAAAACAGTATAATGAACTAAAATATCAAAATAAAGCGGCTGCTGGATTTTTAATGAATGATTTTTTTGAACTGCACAATCCTTATATACGTCATGTAGTAAGGAGAGAAAGAGACTATTTAGAAAATAAAATTAATCCTAAAACCGGAGAAGCATATTTAGATACAATTGAAGTGGAGATAATAGATGAACCACCTTTAAAATTAACTGGTTATATGAAAGATGCTTATGATTATGCAGAAGAATTTTGTCAGCTAATTTCTAACCGTGTAAAAGGTGGCGGTTTTCTTAAGACACTGCTGTTAAAAAGAATAGGAAGTTCTATTGAAGCAGGTAAAAAAACTGGATTGAAGCTCAAAAACAATTGGGGCGAAAATTTGAATGAAATTAGTGAAGAGGAAGATGAGGAAGGAAGCAGCGGAATTAAAGATTTAACAGCAGAGGAACAGAAAATGCTTGATAAATATGTTAATGCACTATTATCTAATGAAGCTGAAGACCCTAAATTTGAGAAGTTAGTTAAACTTTTAAAAAGAAAGAATTGGATTAATGAAGGGGTTATCATTTTCTCTCAATATTATGATACTGTTGAATGGATAGCATCTGAGTTATCTGAAATATTTACTGATCAGAAAATAGGTATTTATGCCGGCAGCGGAAAAGCAGGATATTATATTAATAATAAGTTTCATAAAAAAACTAAAGATGATATTAAAGACATGGTAATGAGTTATAAGTTGAAGATCTTATTAGGAACCGATGCAGCTTCAGAGGGCTTAAATCTCCAAGCTTTAAGAAGGTTAGTTAATATTGATATGCCGTGGAATCCAACAAGGCTGGAGCAGAGAAAAGGACGTATTCAAAGAGGTGGGCAGAGATTTGATAGAATTTATTTATATAATATGAAATATAAGAATTCTGTTGAAGATAGAGTGCATGAACTGCTTTCTAAAAGGCTTAAAAATATTACTGCTATCTTCGGCCAGCTGCCAGATGTACTGGAAGACGCCTGGATTAATGTTGCTTTAGATCAGAAAGAAGAAGCTAAAAAGATAATTGATAAAGTTCCTGAGAAACATCCTTTTGAGGTTAAATATAACGAAAAGGTTGAAGCATCTGATTGGGAGAACTGTACTAAAATTTTAAGTGAAGAGAGTAAGCTTAAGAAGCTGAGGAGTTCTTGGTGA
- a CDS encoding ATP-binding protein, with protein MDRQKNFLTPDLNQIRHTIKGIDDSYNHDWDILAELCQNSVDAIRETSENNGRIDLEINAKNRSVKITDNGIGIKPDRLPNLLKPFSTDKAKNSNSIGEKGVGLTFAMFSCNKFYIKSGNSNGVSEARVNNALSWKKSNDDSYLNLENHTILEEEFYGTEVYLEDVKESPIFELNFDQLKFVLRTKTSLGNTKSLWQDDQNIDIYLNFIDINGKRFNEKIDFKYRTILDEVSERSKIDLEEFVNYLKEKDRTNQEKRNKLRDKIIYKKGSYTHNNNREINYIACFVPNRNVWKKISVSKNLCTEEQLKNDNWLDKYEYTIYQNGIFTSVKGMPTGIKINNPSTGSAGYWSNIFILFEDQQLKFDVGRKSIHGSQASIHRKYAKILFNEFLDYVRKYVSGDINSSRPDWDKDEIFDEIDQIIDLDIPGIKFAKNPRNQEASISALFFECIGRDIIKDIKPLYCGYKRRYDLYALWNNKKLVIEFKSQLRNILKDFNDEQKMFNEIDCIVCWNIDEDDHQAMVNKGLSIEEVNGSIFSKRNRKVPHSTHKLILSGLTSPIYLIDLKKVLE; from the coding sequence ATGGATCGGCAAAAAAATTTTTTAACTCCTGATTTAAATCAAATAAGACATACTATTAAAGGAATTGATGATAGTTATAATCATGATTGGGATATTTTAGCAGAGTTATGTCAAAATTCAGTAGATGCAATCAGAGAAACTAGTGAAAATAATGGAAGAATTGATTTAGAAATTAATGCTAAAAATAGGTCGGTTAAAATAACTGACAATGGAATTGGAATAAAACCTGATAGACTTCCCAATTTATTAAAGCCTTTTTCAACTGATAAAGCAAAAAATAGTAATTCAATTGGAGAAAAAGGCGTTGGACTTACGTTTGCAATGTTTTCATGTAACAAATTTTATATAAAATCTGGTAATTCAAATGGAGTAAGTGAAGCTAGAGTAAATAATGCGCTAAGTTGGAAAAAGAGCAATGATGATTCCTATCTTAATCTTGAAAATCATACTATTTTAGAAGAAGAATTTTATGGTACAGAAGTTTATTTAGAGGATGTTAAAGAATCTCCCATATTTGAATTGAATTTTGATCAATTAAAATTTGTATTAAGAACAAAAACTTCACTTGGTAATACTAAATCTTTATGGCAAGATGATCAGAATATTGATATATACTTGAACTTTATTGATATTAATGGAAAAAGATTTAATGAAAAAATTGATTTCAAATATAGAACCATATTAGATGAAGTGTCAGAAAGATCAAAAATAGATTTAGAAGAATTTGTAAATTATTTAAAAGAAAAGGATAGGACTAATCAAGAAAAAAGAAATAAGTTAAGAGATAAGATAATTTATAAAAAAGGTTCTTATACCCATAATAATAATCGAGAAATTAATTATATCGCTTGCTTTGTGCCAAATAGAAATGTATGGAAAAAAATTTCGGTTAGCAAAAATTTATGTACTGAAGAACAATTAAAAAATGATAATTGGCTTGATAAGTATGAATATACAATATATCAAAATGGAATTTTTACTTCCGTTAAAGGTATGCCTACAGGAATTAAAATAAATAATCCTTCTACAGGATCTGCTGGTTATTGGTCAAATATATTTATTTTGTTTGAAGATCAACAATTAAAATTTGATGTAGGTAGAAAATCAATACATGGTAGTCAGGCAAGTATACATAGAAAATATGCTAAAATATTATTTAATGAATTTTTAGATTATGTTAGAAAATATGTATCTGGTGATATTAATAGTTCAAGACCTGATTGGGATAAAGATGAAATTTTTGATGAAATAGATCAGATTATTGATTTAGATATTCCTGGAATAAAGTTTGCAAAAAATCCAAGAAATCAAGAAGCTAGCATCTCTGCATTGTTTTTTGAATGTATTGGAAGAGATATTATTAAAGATATAAAACCTCTATATTGTGGTTACAAAAGAAGGTATGATCTCTATGCTTTATGGAATAATAAAAAATTAGTCATAGAATTTAAATCACAATTAAGAAATATATTAAAAGATTTTAATGACGAACAAAAAATGTTTAACGAAATAGATTGTATTGTTTGTTGGAATATTGATGAAGATGATCATCAAGCTATGGTTAATAAAGGTTTAAGTATTGAGGAAGTTAATGGATCTATTTTTTCTAAAAGAAATCGTAAAGTACCACATTCAACTCATAAGTTAATTCTTTCCGGATTAACCTCCCCTATATATTTAATTGATCTAAAAAAAGTGTTAGAATAA
- a CDS encoding GIY-YIG nuclease family protein translates to MKAIFSKTIKLFLLDGDPNKRMSCELSNWVGKAYKIPRSLMKESYDRNDLQNIGVYFLFGKDPNNPDDNMVYIGQTENIFNRLKQHLDQKEFWNEVVTVISKDDNLNRAHVRYLEYKLYEIADQVGRYKLENSTIPKAPSISEPDKAEMEEFIYNVKLLVNSLGYKVFEEIKEKQNKNENYFYIDSVRGAKGKGQITSEGFVVLKGSKMANNTVDSAQNWVIKKREKLLEKEIVIENNENYIFKKDYLFSSPSTAAAIVMGRNANGLREWKLKNGMTLKEFEKPDEE, encoded by the coding sequence ATGAAAGCAATCTTTTCTAAAACAATAAAACTATTCTTATTAGATGGCGATCCAAACAAACGAATGTCTTGTGAATTATCTAATTGGGTTGGGAAAGCTTATAAAATTCCACGTTCTTTAATGAAAGAGTCGTACGATAGGAATGACCTTCAAAATATTGGAGTATATTTTCTCTTTGGCAAAGATCCTAATAATCCTGATGATAATATGGTCTATATAGGTCAAACAGAAAATATTTTCAATCGTTTAAAACAACATCTTGATCAAAAAGAATTTTGGAATGAAGTAGTTACAGTAATTAGTAAAGATGATAATTTAAATAGAGCCCATGTAAGATATTTAGAATATAAGTTATACGAAATTGCAGACCAAGTTGGTAGGTATAAATTAGAAAATAGTACTATTCCAAAAGCACCATCTATATCTGAACCTGATAAAGCTGAAATGGAAGAGTTTATATATAACGTTAAGTTATTAGTAAACTCTTTAGGTTATAAGGTTTTTGAAGAAATAAAAGAGAAACAAAATAAAAATGAAAATTATTTTTATATAGATTCTGTTAGAGGGGCAAAGGGTAAAGGCCAAATTACTAGTGAGGGTTTTGTAGTACTAAAAGGATCTAAAATGGCTAATAATACCGTTGATTCAGCTCAAAATTGGGTAATTAAAAAGAGGGAAAAGTTATTAGAAAAAGAAATTGTAATTGAAAATAATGAAAATTATATTTTCAAAAAAGACTATTTGTTTTCTAGTCCTTCAACTGCAGCTGCAATAGTTATGGGAAGAAATGCTAATGGTTTAAGAGAATGGAAATTAAAAAATGGAATGACTTTAAAAGAATTTGAAAAGCCTGATGAAGAATAA
- a CDS encoding amidohydrolase family protein: protein MYNTDFALPDMVMNVTKNEMKNPIPKESDIKRLILKNGFVVDPKNGIKSEKDIAVIGDKITEVSSEIKAVKGDMIVDCSGLLVVPGLIDMHLHLGDLFEVSTDPIYGSVSDGVTMGLSPGAGNTLMAPSLLGAEIDRGLPMNLGVYLGAPMVLGTMLDQDELIKMFRGELDSEVAKKKMSRNGITIATAPLTVGIKDHMGHFIMSDENINKIYNITDKAEMVFMSHTQDPAHAERLVSLSQGRSIHLAHATAAGCGSHDSKVSGMERINNLLKKKNVSGEFVTTMMRPGLGSREGLSMNKKSQQLAYDALESGLVDILISDGQNDATMKGFGDTRDNIPCILELAEMGVLSLEDSIASMTINPAKLISEKTKNNWWTEKVGHLGVGALANITVINRDYKRMAYTFVNGEMVGFEDRAVRKGNGAGGWVSRFGMVKKTGVGDLVTRIYQK, encoded by the coding sequence ATGTATAATACTGATTTTGCTCTGCCAGACATGGTGATGAATGTCACAAAGAATGAAATGAAAAATCCTATTCCAAAAGAATCTGATATTAAAAGACTGATTTTAAAAAATGGTTTTGTTGTTGACCCCAAAAATGGAATTAAATCTGAAAAAGATATTGCTGTGATAGGTGATAAAATAACTGAAGTTTCATCTGAAATTAAAGCAGTAAAAGGGGATATGATTGTTGATTGTAGCGGTCTTCTTGTTGTTCCTGGACTTATAGATATGCATTTACATCTTGGAGATCTTTTTGAAGTGAGCACTGATCCAATTTATGGTTCGGTGAGTGATGGAGTAACAATGGGTCTCTCACCTGGTGCAGGAAATACGTTGATGGCACCATCTTTACTAGGCGCAGAAATAGATAGAGGATTACCTATGAACCTGGGTGTTTATCTTGGAGCTCCTATGGTTTTAGGCACAATGTTAGATCAAGATGAATTAATAAAAATGTTTAGAGGAGAACTGGATTCAGAAGTTGCAAAAAAGAAAATGAGTCGAAATGGTATTACAATTGCAACTGCCCCTTTGACAGTGGGTATAAAAGATCATATGGGTCATTTTATAATGAGTGATGAAAATATAAATAAAATTTATAATATTACTGATAAGGCAGAAATGGTTTTTATGTCTCATACTCAAGATCCTGCACATGCTGAAAGGCTAGTTTCACTTTCTCAGGGAAGATCCATTCATTTAGCTCATGCAACTGCAGCTGGTTGTGGATCCCATGATAGTAAAGTAAGTGGAATGGAGAGAATAAATAATCTTTTGAAGAAGAAAAATGTTAGTGGAGAATTTGTTACTACAATGATGAGACCAGGCCTTGGAAGTAGAGAAGGACTTAGTATGAATAAAAAGTCACAGCAGCTTGCTTATGATGCTTTGGAATCAGGTCTTGTTGATATATTAATTTCTGATGGCCAAAATGATGCAACTATGAAAGGCTTTGGAGATACCAGAGATAATATTCCTTGTATTTTAGAATTAGCTGAGATGGGGGTATTATCATTAGAAGATTCTATTGCTTCTATGACAATCAATCCTGCTAAATTAATATCCGAAAAAACCAAAAATAACTGGTGGACAGAAAAAGTTGGTCATTTAGGAGTAGGAGCCCTTGCTAATATAACTGTAATTAATAGAGATTATAAGAGAATGGCATATACTTTTGTTAATGGAGAAATGGTAGGCTTTGAAGATAGAGCGGTTCGTAAAGGTAATGGCGCTGGGGGTTGGGTTAGCCGTTTTGGTATGGTTAAAAAAACTGGTGTCGGAGATCTTGTTACAAGAATATATCAAAAATAA
- a CDS encoding PucR family transcriptional regulator, protein MNIKEMIELEQMAGMKILAGEKGINRKVVTVSVMDAPDIYNWIKGGEFLITTAFVMRNNPLELKDLIIKLEKRGAAGFGIKIGRFIDKLPDEVLETADKLNFPIVFIPNRFSFVDVINPVLSKLVNVQADRLEISEKIHNSFTDIVLEGGDTEKILDTLKSIIHKDTIFIDEFFCKRFFSKIKPEIKEEIENKRTDYFKNNFLYLPLKVDKKTFGYLIVLDETISGNDINNKMKYEKIALEHALTILKLDLQKRISKHEVEEKYRDKFIHDLIFSNIKSKREVLHQSELYNWEFESKYCVVDVDIDNFKKQIVRKDFKKINSCLKKLREDMYRYIIYNFKKIFNKPIYTTFSDNIIFLISNSEINKNLESKLISLQKKVKDKYDYTVTIGIGNSVKNLSEVDVSYQEAKKTVSLIRKINGDNSIKKYNNLISFRLLDSITDASFVKEFLSIFIKKINKYDNEHDGELLLTLEVLIKNNWNLSKTSEKLFIHYNTIKYRLKKIEELLSLDLSKHQNRLNISLALHLIQLQKNK, encoded by the coding sequence GTGAATATAAAAGAAATGATAGAGCTTGAACAAATGGCAGGAATGAAAATCCTTGCTGGTGAAAAGGGCATAAATAGAAAAGTTGTCACAGTTAGTGTTATGGATGCTCCTGATATATATAACTGGATTAAAGGTGGAGAATTTTTAATTACAACTGCTTTTGTCATGAGAAATAACCCTTTAGAATTAAAAGATTTAATTATTAAACTAGAAAAAAGAGGAGCAGCTGGATTTGGAATAAAAATAGGTAGATTCATCGATAAATTGCCAGATGAAGTTTTGGAAACAGCCGATAAATTAAATTTTCCAATTGTTTTTATTCCGAATAGATTTTCTTTTGTAGATGTTATAAATCCAGTTTTATCTAAATTGGTTAATGTACAGGCAGATAGACTTGAAATATCAGAAAAAATACATAATTCTTTTACAGATATAGTCCTAGAGGGCGGAGATACCGAAAAAATTTTAGATACCCTAAAATCGATTATTCATAAAGATACAATTTTTATAGATGAATTTTTCTGTAAACGGTTTTTTAGTAAGATTAAACCTGAAATAAAAGAAGAAATTGAAAACAAAAGAACTGATTATTTTAAAAATAATTTTCTTTATCTGCCTCTAAAAGTTGATAAAAAAACATTTGGGTATTTGATTGTTTTAGATGAGACAATAAGCGGTAATGACATAAATAATAAAATGAAATATGAAAAAATTGCTTTAGAACATGCATTGACCATCTTGAAACTGGATTTGCAAAAAAGAATATCTAAACATGAAGTTGAAGAAAAATATAGAGATAAATTTATTCATGACTTAATTTTTTCTAATATAAAATCTAAACGGGAAGTGCTTCATCAGTCTGAATTATATAATTGGGAATTTGAATCTAAATATTGTGTTGTAGATGTTGACATTGATAATTTTAAAAAACAAATTGTAAGAAAAGATTTCAAAAAAATAAATTCTTGTTTAAAAAAATTAAGAGAAGATATGTATCGTTATATTATTTATAATTTTAAAAAAATATTTAATAAACCTATTTATACTACCTTCAGTGATAATATTATATTTTTAATTTCAAATAGTGAGATTAATAAAAATTTAGAATCAAAGCTCATTTCTCTGCAGAAAAAAGTTAAAGATAAATATGATTATACAGTAACAATTGGTATTGGAAATAGTGTAAAAAATTTATCTGAGGTAGATGTAAGTTACCAGGAAGCAAAAAAAACAGTTTCATTGATCAGAAAAATAAATGGAGATAATTCTATTAAAAAGTATAATAATTTAATTTCTTTTAGACTGCTTGATTCTATTACAGATGCTTCATTTGTAAAGGAATTTTTAAGTATTTTCATTAAAAAAATAAATAAATATGATAATGAACATGATGGAGAACTGCTTTTAACATTAGAAGTTTTAATTAAAAATAATTGGAATTTAAGCAAAACTTCAGAAAAATTGTTTATACATTATAATACAATAAAATATAGATTAAAAAAAATAGAAGAACTACTTTCTTTAGATTTATCTAAACATCAAAACAGATTAAATATTTCTCTAGCATTACATCTTATTCAACTTCAAAAAAATAAATAA